The Acropora palmata chromosome 3, jaAcrPala1.3, whole genome shotgun sequence nucleotide sequence ACTTTATTGAAAATTAAGCATGGAATCACGAAAAACGAATAGGATTGAAACCTGAAAGAATTGGCCAAAGCTTCGACGCGATTTATTCTAAAAAATGCCCGAAATATTGAAATGGATAGATTTTATTTTGGTATTCTCTTTTTGGTGCATAGGGgctgttgttgcttttgaatcaagtaccaaatttcctttttaatcCAGTTATGTCATAAGAACAACAAAATTGTCGCGATAGTACGTCATCCCCATCTCGGGCCCGTGGCCGGTTGTTTAAAGATAGGTGAGGCGTTTGCGTCAGATATATCACTAGTTGACGCATTCCATTTTTTACGCAAATGTCTTCTCTGTTTTGTGAATAACAAATCCAGTGATCATGCGAGTTAAAATCAATAACTGATGGTggaattcctttgttttcacagGGGAAAATCTTGgattcaaaatttttaaagaaaggatGGGGGAGGAGTTATTCAGTAAGAAAATGGAGGAGGCCGACGAGGTTTGTACACACACACACTAACacagacaaaaattaataaatattttagttttgttttggctCGTATTTATTCGCACACGGTGTTATTAATGACTCATCATTCCCGgtattgttgttgtcgttgttaaCTTTGTGTTTATTGCTTCTGTTGTCCTGACGATTGATCACCGGCACGTGGATAACTCAGAATAATAATGGAAACGACTTCAGAAAAGCAGAGTTACATTcccagatgacgttctcgttgtcatcgtcgtcgtcCTTGCTTCGAAGCATGAAGGACGTCAACGACCAAGCTCGCCAATGTTGTCTATGTTTGTTGATTCGTGTGTTCCTCCTTTCGTTTTAAGTCTCCACCCAAACCAAGTCACTTCAGTGCTTCACAAATGGCTCGTTACGTAGCCAAGTATAAAGCCAGTTTTGCATTGAAGGCGCTCCTCACTCGTCAACGCGGAACTCACGCTAAAGGCGTTGGTGCTATTGGTACAGTAACCGTGGTTGATAACCCTGACCTCCCCGAACACGAGTTTTTCGAGGCAGGACGCATCTACCCGCTACGACTGCGCCATGCTAATCTGGTTCGATTGGATGACGCTCAGCTGGATGTGAGAGCAGTGACACTGAAGTTTGCTGACAGTGATTTTGATTCTCCTTTGGATCTGATGATGCACACGGGCGAAGAAGCCGCATTTTGGAACATTATTAGCTTTGACAAGATGTTAATGGCGCTGGCTGGAGGCCCTAAGCAATTCAAAGCCTTTTGTCTCGAGGATCCGTGGCAGTAAGTTTTGTCGTGTTCGCTGGAAACTTTGTTTAGCAGAATTAATCCTGATTCTTGCCTGACACAAGTCGCTGATGCTTTCTTATTTGAAGCAACCGAAACTCATTGAGAGCAAACGATTGATCTCTTGATATTTCTGTCCCTTCCTTCCTATTTGTACATGTTGGATATCAGAAGGTAAATAGCTAACTTGGGACTACGCGATTCGTTTGCTGGTACCATTTCATTCAATGAATATATTCAAAGTCGATCATCGTCTACTTTTCAGCTTTTACTTGTCAATAGCTGTCTTCCGCCGGGCCCCAGACTCGTTTACAGACCAGCGCTATCATTCGTGGATGGCGTATGATTACAAGGCCAAAGACGGCGTACCACGCTACGCCAAGTTCCGCCTCATTCCCGCGGATGGCAGAGAAGAGACTGGACTAATGACAGAGTATGACCAAAGAAAACCATGGTGAGATCATTTTCTCGTTCTAGTTCAAAATGGGCTAAGTATCCTAGAACTTGACCGGCACgaatgtttgttttgaaatgtaaaGCCAAAGTAGAAAGGACTTGCTGCTTTGGGCCCACGTTgattggaaatttcacgttgtttttTGACAGATTAGGACAAAGTAAAAAACGAGCGCGCTCTCAAACACGTCATGCACCGTTTCGTCGCGGCCTTGTTGGtatacaaaacaatggcaaaatgtcaaattcccaaattttttttcgacgAAATTAGACACCACTGAGAGTCTATCGCTTACTTAACTCCCCGAGAAAATTTTATCCAAACTTAAGACATGAAATGAATCGACAGTGCAAGCTGGTTCGCCTCTTGGATGTCACAGATTTAAAAGCTGTCGTTCTTTTCCTTCACCGACCCAACCggcacagtttctttggaaggTACTGGCTTTGTTCTTAACTTTGAATTTGCCACTGATCTTTTTAGGGTCAGCGACAGATGGGAAGATGAAGAAAGACCCGAGAGCTATCTCATCCCTGAGTTTTCAAATCGCTTATCGAAAGGACCTATAAAATATAAACTTCAAATACAACTTCATGAAGTGAAGCCTGACGATTCTCATCTTATCCTTCACGCCGCGAGAGTCTGGGATCAACAAAAACACCCATGGCTAGACCTAGCTGATGTGACAGTTACCTCGCTGCTGCCAATAGAGGTCGGAGAGCGCACGCGTTCCTCGCTAGATCACCGACCGCCGTCACTGGCCATTCTTCCCTGTCAGACCATCTACGATTACACGTCAATTGCTTACCTTCGATCCAAAGTTTATCCTGCCTCAAGTAAACTAAGTTCTAAAAAGCCTCGACGAAAGATTTCGTCAGAGCAAGTTATAGAAGGAGCAGTGTACAGCGTTCGTGTGAAAACGGGAAATCGAAAAGGTGCAGGGACCGATGCAAAAGTAACTTTGACAATAACAGGTGAGCTAGAAGACTCATGACTATGTAATGCCCAACTTTATTTCCTTCACTGCTAGTCTCTTTATTCTTGAAAGCGCAACTCATAGACCTTCGTATATTCATGCAGCCGCATAATGAGAATCATGCTACTTTGTACGTACATCGCAAGGTGTCACATGGCGTCCCTTTAAACCTTAGAACTTTATTAAACGCTGTTTGGTTAGGACTGTGCTTATACTTTAAGTCTGGTAGACAGCGCCTTGAGACATGTACACAATATGTCAGGAATCTTATTGGGTCGGTGTATTGGACAAATGTCAGTGCTCTGGGAAACGCTATaaaaattttgccttttgaCTTTTTGGGGAGGAAGGTTTATTAGGGTCTGCGTCCCTTGGAAAAATACGTCTCTGCCGTAATAAACGGGAGATCACTCCTAGATTTTCACACTCCCGCAACTAAATCATTCATTCTTTGGCTCGAGGTAACTAAACTGGAAATCTTGTCTTTCCTAGGAACTAAAGGCCGAACGAAGCCAAAGCTGTTGGACAAATTGTTTCACATCGACTTCTTCAAAGGCCAGGAAGATACTTATGTCATCGAGGCTGAAGATGTAGGGGAGCCTGTCATGATCAAACTGGAGAATGACCAGGGAGGAATGTTCCATCGGTCAAGTGACTGGTTCGTGGACAAAGTGTTGATACGAAGCAGCAACAGTCGTGTGACAGTTTATGAGTTTCCATGTTACGCCTGGGTCAAGCGACAATCTGTGTTCTTTGAAGGAAGAGGTAGGAAAATTTGCTAAGTcatatttcatattttagtTCCAAACCGATGACTGATTTTACATTCaaccattttaattttgattttggtttgaaaaaaaaattcacgaaCGGAAACTAACTCACAAGCTCATAAGGAAGCCTTACACAGTGGCGATACGTAATGACTGCAAAGCCATAAAGACGTTATTTGCATGTGATGTTCACAAGTGAATATTCATTAACTCCAAGAGGATGTCCCCTTTTATCCGACTTTTGTTCAGTTCTCAGCACTCTCTATTTCTAATGGAACTACAGAAAAGATTTCGGATTTCGGTAGGCCCAAAAATGGCGCTGGCGCGCGCGAAAGCTTATGTTTGGACGTCGTGCCCCGGACAACCGGATGCTGACATTTTGCATTGTACCGCAGTACATAGTGGATAATCAAATTTAGGTCGCCGAAACCTCATTTCCCATAGCCAGCGGCCTATCGCTTAAGAAAGTGTGTGCTTATGTTTACAAATGTCGACAGCGTTCGTGAGTTACTACTTAATTTATTCCTTTCATCTTCCAGCGAAATTAATCACGAATGAACAACCTGAAGCTGTAAGAAAACAACGACTATTAGAGATTCAAGAAAGGCAGGAGCTTTACAAATGGGGCGACGATCCCAACTTTCTCGGACTTCCAGGATTTATCAAAGCCGAAAGCGCACGAAAGCTTCCCAAAGATGTGCGCTTTACAGAAGAAGCCATTGATGATCTCTACAGCGCCAAGCATAAGGCGCTGGTTAACCTTGGACTCGTCAAATTGTTGAACCTGTTTGAGTCCTGGGAAGACTTTCAAGATTATCGCAAGGTAAGGTGACTTCTTTTAGCCTGTTTATTAAAAGCTTGAGTTGTAGTTTCTCCTTGCATTTGAAGCCTATCCAGCTGACCATTTTGCCCGGGAATATTAAGTCCGTGGTAAACTCTCTGTAGTTCCAGACCTTTGGAGGGGCAAACGGCCGGTTAAGTTTGCCCCCAcaaacctaaccctaactatCTATATGGTATTTAATCATAGTCATATATATAGTCTTAAGCTGTGTTCACACTATAAGCAGAAACATAATTAGTCTGATCACGCGATGAAACATGTTTCGTTAAGAAAAGAGCTCAAATCAGACAGTGCATTGCGCGCACCATGGCCAAAACATGATTATTCTGAGCATGATTGAAACACCCTCGTGAGGTGTAGTTTCAATTATGATCAAACCAAACACGTTCAAAATGTCGGATGGATGCGGAGAGGACGCGAGAGCCCAAATAGTGCGAGGGCGCAGAACCCCGCAAGTCTTGTGAAATAGCAAAAACTCAATCCAACAAGCCTGAGCGCTATAAATTGTTGAGCTTGTCGAAAATGGAACATCTTGTACTGACGAAAGCGCAAGTGCCGTGTCCTCGCTATAAACGCTGCGTCGCCCTCCTCCTCCGAAGGGCTTGAAAATTGACACTAATCCAAAGAATGAGTGCATCTGTTACAGCTCCATTCTACGGCTGAAGTGTAACAGCATATAAATTAAACAACCATACGTGAAACGTGTTCGAAACCGACATCTGATATGAGCAATTCCATAACAAACATGTTTAGGCGAAGCATGTGTCCTCGAAACAAGTTTACTCTAACCATGTCTCGGCTTTAATATGAACGCAGCTTTAGTCCTTAACCCTCCGTAAAATTGAAATAGCCCTTGGACTACAAAATACTTCATCCTGTTGTAAAAATTTCATGTACTGTACCAGCGAATAAGGTTCAAGCTCCTTGATTCGGCTGCACTCCTTGAGAATGAAATCATTACCGAACATGAGATTTTAAAGGACTCTAAAGAAACGATTTAATACTTTCACAGGCATTTGTGTCGTTCGTCGGCAGTGTTCCGCCCGCTGCGGAAGCATGGCAGGAGGACACCTTCTATGGAGCTCATTATATGAACGGTTGTAACCCTGACACAATCAAGCGGTGCACGGGGATCCCTTCCAAGTTTCCCGTCACACAGGAGTTAGTCGGAAATTTGCTGGATGACGGAGACACTCTTAAAAAAGCGATTTTGGTAAGAGGAACTTAAATCTCTATGGCAAGAGTATTTTGTTGCCGCATTCGATTATTCCATTTACCTCTTCCTTGGCAGCAGATCAATCGGCAGATTGTTGacaattgagaaaaaaaattatggttTAATTTCTTATCTAAATTTGTCCAACAGACCGAGGACAGAAACAATGTATTCAACATGCTCATATCTCAAGACTCTCGATTGTACCCTATCAATGTATCTAAGATAGagaggttttcaaatgactgttgaaagtaaTCACGCCGTTTCGATTTCTACGCTTTGTGATTGGcttcaaaatgtcaaccaatgggaagcaaaaccaaaaccaatcgcgccttgcacgcgtgatttttcccgcgctttgagcaagttacaggtaattgttaggaactgtgattggttcatcgcgctgctcgcacctgttgtgattggtcagagtaatAACCTTGGTATTGGTTTTCGGACCGCTTATCTAGTATAGCTGATAATAACTAGCGACTCCCCTCACTTGATTTTCATTAGTCAAAAAAGACATTCTAATTATTTGAAAGATACTATGCAAGTCACCTCTACTATAGCCACGTCTTTCACACACTCTTAATCTGTTGAGGCAAACTTGTATTATTAACAAACATACCTCAACTCATGCGCGTCTTTGACGCCCtttattttcctcttctttcaTTTAAATGACAGGATGGTCGTATCTATATGGTTGATTACGAGATTCTTGAGGATATTCCACATTATGGACAAAACGTTGAGAAATTAGAGAGGCGTTACACTTGCCCAGCGATGGGACTGTTCTACGTGAAGAGAAGTGGGGACATTGTCCCCATAGCAATACAGTTCTACCAAGAACCCAGTGAGATCAACCCAATATGGACCCCGAATGACTCAGCGATCGATTGGATCCATGCAAAGATGTGGCTGAGGAATGCGGACACTCAGTGGCATCAGGTCTGTAATTCATGTTTAATGAACCATCTCTCTCGCCATTGAAAGCCTCGTGTCAGACAAGCTTCGTGTCAGACGCTCTCAGCCATTCACTATTTTTCGCAGAAACTCTCCCAGCTAATACTTATGATAATGTTAGGAAGCTAAGCCAAGGATAACCTCAATGATATTGAGAATGGAAAGcaagaactgaaaaagaatACCTCTAGTtgaaaagggtcaaattaccaccatgagAAGGTTACTAAGCTGGCAAACGCTTTGAATGAACCAAATTGTTACGTTTTTGATAATTGCTTCACTATTTATATctcaaacaagaaatacttttcGCCGCCTTTTTAGCCCCACGGCTACTTACCTTATTCCAGAAGTCACCTTTTAATGtacttttgcttttgttgaaaTGAACCCATAATTGATG carries:
- the LOC141875402 gene encoding allene oxide synthase-lipoxygenase protein-like, with the translated sequence MGTTSSKRRKRVDAGPSRKSIVGSREQLAQWENLGFKIFKERMGEELFSKKMEEADESPPKPSHFSASQMARYVAKYKASFALKALLTRQRGTHAKGVGAIGTVTVVDNPDLPEHEFFEAGRIYPLRLRHANLVRLDDAQLDVRAVTLKFADSDFDSPLDLMMHTGEEAAFWNIISFDKMLMALAGGPKQFKAFCLEDPWHFYLSIAVFRRAPDSFTDQRYHSWMAYDYKAKDGVPRYAKFRLIPADGREETGLMTEYDQRKPWVSDRWEDEERPESYLIPEFSNRLSKGPIKYKLQIQLHEVKPDDSHLILHAARVWDQQKHPWLDLADVTVTSLLPIEVGERTRSSLDHRPPSLAILPCQTIYDYTSIAYLRSKVYPASSKLSSKKPRRKISSEQVIEGAVYSVRVKTGNRKGAGTDAKVTLTITGTKGRTKPKLLDKLFHIDFFKGQEDTYVIEAEDVGEPVMIKLENDQGGMFHRSSDWFVDKVLIRSSNSRVTVYEFPCYAWVKRQSVFFEGRAKLITNEQPEAVRKQRLLEIQERQELYKWGDDPNFLGLPGFIKAESARKLPKDVRFTEEAIDDLYSAKHKALVNLGLVKLLNLFESWEDFQDYRKAFVSFVGSVPPAAEAWQEDTFYGAHYMNGCNPDTIKRCTGIPSKFPVTQELVGNLLDDGDTLKKAILDGRIYMVDYEILEDIPHYGQNVEKLERRYTCPAMGLFYVKRSGDIVPIAIQFYQEPSEINPIWTPNDSAIDWIHAKMWLRNADTQWHQMITHLLRCHLFMEPISIACWRQLPSIHPLWKLLQPHVRGVLAINTLGRERLIPAGGVADNTLSLGGGGHVALMQKYYKSLSWSSFDLPRVFKERGIMDAKKLPGFFYRDDSLRLWGAIKDYVSSILSIYYSSDTDIQKDTELQEWIRDLHDNGYPTRKGESDHGFPESVKTADQLIHLLTIVIFTCSCQHAAVNFSQMDTFGFPPNSPALMRQPPPTKKNSVTMKDVMKSLPNKHQAGVTIATVYDLTRIFPDERFLGDYTDGAFTDMAALEAILRFQEKLNVISEEIKERNKRLKIPYTYLLPERVPNSIAI